A single Pan troglodytes isolate AG18354 chromosome 19, NHGRI_mPanTro3-v2.0_pri, whole genome shotgun sequence DNA region contains:
- the TUBG1 gene encoding tubulin gamma-1 chain (The RefSeq protein has 1 substitution compared to this genomic sequence) gives MPREIITLQLGQCGNQIGFEFWKQLCAEHGISPEGIVEEFATEGTDRKDVFFYQADDEHYIPRAVLLDLEPRVIHSILNSPYAKLYNPENIYLSEHGGGAGNNWASGFSQGEKIHEDIFDIIDREADGSDSLEGFVLCHSIAGGTGSGLGSYLLERLNDRYPKKLVQTYSVFPNQDEMSDVVVQPYNSLLTLKRLTQNADCAVVLDNTALNRIATDRLHIQNPSFSQINQLVSTIMSASTTTLRYPGYMNNDLIGLIASLIPTPRLHFLMTGYTPLTTDQSVASVRKTTVLDVMRRLLQPKNVMVSTGRDRQTNHCYIAILNIIQGEVDPTQVHKSLQRIRERKLANFIPWGPASIQVALSRKSPYLPSAHRVSGLMMANHTSISSLFERTCRQYDKLRKREAFLEQFRKEDMFKDNFDEMDTSREIVQQLIDEYHAATRPDYISWGTQEQ, from the exons ATGCCGAGGGAAATCATCACCCTACAGTTGGGCCAGTGCGGCAATCAGA TTGGGTTCGAGTTCTGGAAACAGCTGTGCGCCGAGCATGGTATCAGCCCCGAGGGCATCGTGGAGGAGTTCGCCACCGAGGGCACTGACCGCAAGGACGTCTTTTTCTACCAG GCAGACGATGAGCACTACATCCCCCGGGCCGTGCTGCTGGACTTGGAACCCCGGGTGATCCACTCCATCCTCAACTCCCCCTATGCCAAGCTCTACAACCCAGAGAACATCTACCTGTCGGAACATGGAGGAGGAGCTGGCAACAACTGGGCCAGCGGATTCTCCCAG GGAGAAAAGATCCATGAGGACATTTTTGACATCATAGACCGGGAGGCAGATGGTAGTGACAGTCTAGAG GGCTTTGTGCTGTGTCACTCCATTGCTGGGGGGACAGGCTCTGGACTGGGTTCCTACCTCTTAGAACGGCTGAATGACAG gTATCCTAAGAAGCTGGTGCAGACATACTCAGTGTTTCCCAACCAGGACGAGATGAGCGATGTGGTGGTCCAGCCTTACAACTCACTCCTCACACTCAAGAGGCTGACGCAGAATGCAGACTGTGTG GTGGTGCTGGACAACACAGCCCTGAACCGGATTGCCACAGACCGCCTGCACATCCAGAACCCATCCTTCTCCCAGATCAACCAGCTG GTGTCTACCATCATGTCGGCCAGCACCACCACCCTGCGCTACCCCGGCTACATGAACAATGACCTCATCGGCCTCATCGCCTCGCTCATTCCCACCCCACGGCTCCACTTCCTCATGACCGGCTACACCCCGCTCACTACGGACCAGTCA GTGGCCAGTGTGAGGAAGACCACGGTCCTGGATGTCATGAGGCGGCTGCTGCAGCCCAAGAACGTGATGGTGTCCACAGGCCGAGACCGCCAGACCAACCACTGCTACATCGCCATCCTCAACATCATCCAGGGAGAGGTGGACCCCACCCAG GTCCACAAGAGCCTGCAGAGGATCCGGGAACGCAAGTTGGCCAACTTCATCCCGTGGGGCCCCGCCAGCATCCAGGTGGCCCTGTCGAGGAAGTCTCCCTACCTGCCCTCGGCCCACCGGGTCAGCGGGCTCATGATGGCCAACCACACCAGCATCTCCTCG CTCTTCGAGAGAACCTGTCGCCAATATGACAAGCTGCGTAAGCGGGAGGCCTTCCTGGAGCAGTTCCGCAAGGAGGACATGTTCAAGGACAACTTTGATGAGATGGACACATCCAGGGAGATTGTGCAGCAGCTCATCGATGAGTACCATGCGGCCACACGGCCAGACTACATCTCCTGGGGCACCCAGGAGCAGTGA